The sequence below is a genomic window from Barrientosiimonas humi.
GATCTGTGCCGCCGTCGTGGTTACTGTGCCGCCCTCGACGATGCCGGGCGGGTGAGCCTGCGAGCCCGGCCGGAGGAGGAGAGGCGGCCAAACGGTATTCCTGTGCCGCCCTCGACGATGCCGGGCGAGTGAGCCTGCGAGCCCGGCCGGAGGAGGAGAGGCGGCCAACGGGCGTTCCTGTGCCGCCGTCGACGATGCCGGGCGGGTGAGCCCTGGGGGTGGGCCGGGCAGCCGGGCGCGGGCGTAGCATCGGTCGCACCACACGGGAGCCCGAGCACGGGCTGAGATCAGGCTGACGCTGCCGAGACCGTCGAACCTGTCCGGGTCATGCCGGCGTAGGAAGTAGGGGTCCGATGAGCATCGTCCCGGGCGCGCCCGCGTCAGGGCAGAGCGGGCAGCCGGTCGCGCAGCCGGCGCGCCGCCTCGGCCGGGTCGTCGGCCTCGGTGATCGCGCGCACCACGACGACCCGGCTGGCGCCTGCCGCGACGACCGCGTCGACGGTGTCGTGGTCGATCCCGCCGATCGCGAACCACGGGCGGCTCGCCCCACTGACCCGGTCGGCCTCGGCAGCGGCGCGCACGAGCTCCAGGCCGGCGGGCGTACGTCCGGGCTTGGTGGGCGTGGCCCACACCGGTCCCACGCAGAAGTAGCCCAGACCGGCCTCGGCGCGGGCGGCGGCCAGCTGCGCTTGGTCGTGGGTGGACAGGCCGAGCGCGACGGCGTCGCCGACAATGCGGCGCGCCTGCGGGCGCGGGAGGTCGCCCTGGCCGAGGTGCAGCACGGGCGCGGCGGAAGCCGCGGCGACGTCGGCCCGGTCGTTGACCGCCCACAGTCGGCCGTGCCGCTCGGCGGCCGCGCGCAGGGTGGCAAGCAGCTCGAGCTCCTCGGCCGCCTCGATGGTCTTGTCGCGCAGCTGGACGATGTCGACCCCGCCGGCGTAGGCCGCGTCGACGAAGGCGGCGAAGTCCCCACGGTCGCGGCGGGCGTCGGTGCAGACGTACAGCTGGGCGCGGGAGAGGTGCACCCGGCGAGCGTAGGCGCGCGGTGCGACGTGGTCGTCGTCGGCGGGGGCGTGGTCGGGCTCGCGATCGCGTGGGAGCTGGTGCGGTCGGGTCGGGACGTGCGTCTGGTCGACCCCGAGCCTGCGTCCGGGGCGACCCACGCCGCGGCCGGGATGATCGCGCCGATCAGTGAGCAGCGGCTCACCGAGCCGGCGCTGCACGCGGCGGCCGAGGCGTCGGCAGCGGCCTACCCCGCCTTCCTCGACGGGGTGCCGGGTGGCGGTGGGTGCGGGTTCGAGGGCGTCGACACGTTGCTCCTCGCGGTCGACGACGCCGACCGGCGAGCGCTCGACGACATCGCCGCCCGGCACCCGGGGGAGGTGGAGCAGGTGGGCCTGCGCGAGGCGCGCCGGCTCGAACCGCTGCTCGGTCCGCGGGTGGTGGCCGCGAGGCGCGTGCAGGAGCACCGCGTCGACCCGCGGGCGCTCGCGGCCGCGCTGCAGGGCGCGCTCGCGGATCGCGTGGTCCGGGCCCGGGTGGTCGGTCTGCTGCCCGCCGACGCCGACGCTGACGCCGGCGCCGTCACCGGGGTGCGGCTCGCGGACGGCACGACGATCTGCGCGGACGAGGTCGTGGTCGCGAGCGGTCTCGGGGCGGCCGACCTGCCGGGGATGCCGTTCGCCCCGCCGCTGCGGCCCGTGCACGGTGACATCCTGCGACTCGAGGCACCCGCCGGGCTCCGGCCTTTCCTGACCCGCACCGTGCGCGCGCACGTGCGCGGCTCCAGGGTCTACCTCGTGCCGCGCCTCGACGGCACGGTGGTGATCGGCGCGACGCAGCGCGAGCACGGCGGCGCCGGGGTGTCGGCGGGCGGGGTCTACGAGCTGCTGCGCGACGCCGTGGCCGTGATCCCTGCCGTGGCCGAGCTGACCCTGCTCGAGACCACGGCCCGCCCGCGTCCGGTCACCCCGGACAACGCCCCGCTGCTCGGCCGCGCGGCGCCCGGGCTGCTCGTCGCGACCGGCTTCGGCCGGCACGGCGTGATGCTCGCACCGCTGGCCGCCCAGGCGGTCGCCCAGCTGGCCGAGGGCCGTACGCCATCCCTCGCCGACCCGTTCCGTCCCGATCGCTTCTCCTGAAGACCCCGCCCCCTTGGAGGTTCCATGATCGACATCCAGCTCAACGGCGCCCCGACGCGCGTGGAGGAGGGCGCGGCCGTCGTGGACCTGGTGGCCGACCTCACCGGTCGCGACATCCGGCCCGACGGCACCGCGGCCGACGGTGCCGCCCTCGGCCTCGCGGTCGCCGTCAACACCGCGGTCGTCCCGCGCAGTCGCTGGAGCGAGGCGCGGCTGGCCGCGGGCGATGAGGTCGAGGTGCTCACGGCGGTGCAGGGTGGCTGAGCAGCTCGACCCGTTCGAGGTCGCCGGGGCCACCTTCTCCTCCCGGCTCATCATGGGCACCGGCGGGGCGGAGAGCCTCGCCGACCTGGACGCCGCGCTCGCGGCCTCCGGCACCGAGCTCACCACGGTGGCCGTACGCCGGTTCGCGCCCGGCGACGGAGCGGGGCTCTATCCGTTGATTGCCGGGCGCGGCATCCGGCTGCTGCCCAACACGGCCGGCTGCTTCACCGCGCGGGAGGCGGTGCTCACCGCCGAGCTCGCCCGTGAGGCGTTCGAGACCGACTGGGTCAAGCTCGAGGTGATCGCCGACGAGGACACCCTGCTGCCCGACGGCGCCGAGCTGATGGACGCGACCGAGCAGCTGGTGCAGCGGGGGTTCTCGGTGTTCGCGTACACCAACGACGATCCCGCGCTCGCGCTGCGGCTGGAGCACCTGGGGGCGGCAGCGGTCATGCCGCTCGGGGCGCCGATCGGCACCGGCCTCGGCATCCTCAACCCGCACAACATCGAGCTGATCGTCGCCCGCGCGTCGGTGCCGGTCGTGCTCGACGCGGGCATCGGCACGGCGTCGGACGCCGCGCTCGCGATGGAGCTCGGCTGCGACGCGGTGCTGCTGGCCACGGCGATCACCCGCGCCGACGACCCGGCCGGGATGGCCGCGGCGTTCCGGCACGCCGTGATCGGCGGACGCCTCGCCGCGCGCTCGGGCCGGATCCCGCGGCGCGAGCACGCCCTCGCCTCCTCGCCGATGACCGGAAGGCCGGACCTGTGAGCGCCCCGCTGGTCGAACCGACCGGCCTGCTGGACGACGCCGCCCGCGACCGCTACGCCCGCCAGCTCGCCCTGCCCGGCATCGGCGAGACGGGGCAGCGCCGGCTCGCCGCGGCGCGGGTGCTCGTGGTCGGCGCCGGCGGGCTCGGTACGCCTGCCCTGGCCGCACTCGCCGCGGCCGGGGTCGGGACGATCGGCGTCGTCGACGACGACGTGGTCGAGACGACGAACCTGCACCGCCAGCTGCTGCACGGCACGTCCGACGTCGGTCGCCCGAAGACGACGTCAGCGCGCGAGGCGATGCTGGAGATCAACCCGACCGTCACGGTGCGCGAGCACCGCGAGCGGCTGACGAGCGCGAACGCGGACCGGGTGCTCGCGGACTACGACGTGGTGGTCGACGGCTCCGACAACTTCGCGACCCGGTACCTCGTCGCCGACGCCGCCGAGCGTCGCGGCATCCCGACCGTCTGGGGTGCGGTGCTCGGCTTCACCGGCCAGGTGAGCGTGTTCTGGCCGCCGCACGGACCCGCCTATCGCGACCTGCACCCCGACGTCCCCGAGGGTGCGGCGACCTGCCAGACCGGTGGCGTGCTCGGGATGGTGTGCCACGCCGTCGGCGCGGTGCTGGCGGCGGAGACGGTCAAGCTCGTCACCGGCGCCGGCACCCCTCTGCTCGGAAGGCTGCTGCTGTTCGACGCGCTCGCGGCCACCTGGCGCACGCTCACCATCACCGCGGACCCCGGGCGCCAGT
It includes:
- the thiE gene encoding thiamine phosphate synthase, which codes for MHLSRAQLYVCTDARRDRGDFAAFVDAAYAGGVDIVQLRDKTIEAAEELELLATLRAAAERHGRLWAVNDRADVAAASAAPVLHLGQGDLPRPQARRIVGDAVALGLSTHDQAQLAAARAEAGLGYFCVGPVWATPTKPGRTPAGLELVRAAAEADRVSGASRPWFAIGGIDHDTVDAVVAAGASRVVVVRAITEADDPAEAARRLRDRLPALP
- the thiO gene encoding glycine oxidase ThiO, which gives rise to MVVVGGGVVGLAIAWELVRSGRDVRLVDPEPASGATHAAAGMIAPISEQRLTEPALHAAAEASAAAYPAFLDGVPGGGGCGFEGVDTLLLAVDDADRRALDDIAARHPGEVEQVGLREARRLEPLLGPRVVAARRVQEHRVDPRALAAALQGALADRVVRARVVGLLPADADADAGAVTGVRLADGTTICADEVVVASGLGAADLPGMPFAPPLRPVHGDILRLEAPAGLRPFLTRTVRAHVRGSRVYLVPRLDGTVVIGATQREHGGAGVSAGGVYELLRDAVAVIPAVAELTLLETTARPRPVTPDNAPLLGRAAPGLLVATGFGRHGVMLAPLAAQAVAQLAEGRTPSLADPFRPDRFS
- the thiS gene encoding sulfur carrier protein ThiS → MIDIQLNGAPTRVEEGAAVVDLVADLTGRDIRPDGTAADGAALGLAVAVNTAVVPRSRWSEARLAAGDEVEVLTAVQGG
- a CDS encoding thiazole synthase, which produces MGTGGAESLADLDAALAASGTELTTVAVRRFAPGDGAGLYPLIAGRGIRLLPNTAGCFTAREAVLTAELAREAFETDWVKLEVIADEDTLLPDGAELMDATEQLVQRGFSVFAYTNDDPALALRLEHLGAAAVMPLGAPIGTGLGILNPHNIELIVARASVPVVLDAGIGTASDAALAMELGCDAVLLATAITRADDPAGMAAAFRHAVIGGRLAARSGRIPRREHALASSPMTGRPDL
- a CDS encoding ThiF family adenylyltransferase encodes the protein MSAPLVEPTGLLDDAARDRYARQLALPGIGETGQRRLAAARVLVVGAGGLGTPALAALAAAGVGTIGVVDDDVVETTNLHRQLLHGTSDVGRPKTTSAREAMLEINPTVTVREHRERLTSANADRVLADYDVVVDGSDNFATRYLVADAAERRGIPTVWGAVLGFTGQVSVFWPPHGPAYRDLHPDVPEGAATCQTGGVLGMVCHAVGAVLAAETVKLVTGAGTPLLGRLLLFDALAATWRTLTITADPGRQSSAERASRPADDRTSNSGSTPASPRPGVVTPGALGRELAAGHGPVVIDVREPGETDGIVPGSLRIPQGRIASAAQIDALDVADPVVTVCASGARAAQAAALLAERGFRDVRSLAGAVTAVRP